A window of Belonocnema kinseyi isolate 2016_QV_RU_SX_M_011 chromosome 10, B_treatae_v1, whole genome shotgun sequence genomic DNA:
ggatgatattcattattttggaaCTCAAAAGTCAAGTTTGcaagatttcaagatttcacaattaCAGAACTTTGGattataaattctcaaaataaaaaactttttaatgttagCAAGTTACAATTCGaagtttttcaattcgaaaaagaTACAGGTaataactgttaaatttaaaagatgcatacgtaaaatttatgaaatatttggaagattttgaaggtcaaatgtcaagttttcaattgcaaatcttccCTATATGAgagaaatatgtttaaattaaacgatcaaaattacaaaatttttattgcaaacctGAAGACTTGCgtcatttttaaatgtaaattgttcaatttaaaaacattttaattttaaagattttcaatttataattctacagtaacagttaaaaattcatgaaattcaagaatagaaggttgaaaatagttcaattttcaagatttaagttttaaaggtatatgcaatttcaaactttttctataatagttcaattttaaaattttccaatttgtaatttcaaattctttcattttaaatatgtataaataaaaattcctaattgtGATGATTTCGATAACATTTTAagactaaaattcaaaatgaaaagagtttttaattccaAAGCTCTTAAAATCTGCAtcagttttataaatttaaaattctgaaacttCGAAGAGTTTGaacagaaaattcttgaatttggaaaatatatagtctattttagaatattttaattttaaatatttaccatggatcattctttaattttaacgatttgtaatctaaatttcttcaattttcaatattttcagctgaagattttccaatatttaatCTTCATAATAGAAAATACTGCGATTCCGAATGCTTTTttagaatagttggattttaaatatttaaaattaagatttattcAATGTTTTCTTCGACTGCAAATTCTTCAATTGTGAACAGTAAAAATGACAgtcttatttgtttttttttaattcctgacaTTTTTTAGATATGTAACatgtttttatatataaaataaggaattttgaaggaattaaaaatgtccaatttaaaTCGTGGAAATTATAGCTTTTATATCAttctaaaacaataaaattgcaggacatttaattttgaatttccaagaTTAAAAAGTATCTAATTTTCTTCATTggcaattaaaatttctatacgattttaaagatttacaattgaaagttcttcaattttaagatttgaagAACGAAAGtcaatagtttcaaattttaaatgtaaatcatccaaatttcagtatgtttaattctaaaacttaaagttcgaataagtttaattatttaaattaatggcTCTTTCCTTTAGCAGTTGTATAAAAAGAAGTTCTTAAGTTATTTAGATGATTTGGGAAATCAAATTCgagttttcaatttcatttttaaatcttccaaatttaagaGTTATCGATAATAAAGTAtcaacattacaaaattttcaactgtaaaacataaaacttgcataatatttttattgtgatgtgtcaatattagaaaattttgttaagttaTCAATTATACATActtctttttttagaattgaaaacttaacttttgattTCTAGAAtcatacaagttaaaaaaaaaatatatatatatatatatgtttatacATCCTTAAGATTGGAGGGTTAGcaataattcaaagatttacatcaaaaaattattaaatttttaatttcaccatTAAACATTCCTTAATTTTGATGTAttatattatacaatattttgacgcatcgaaatattttgaatttttaagattcagaattaagaacttgaattttgatttccaaaatcatcaaTATGTAAGAGTTATTATTCGAACAATcctttaaaatggaatattttctatttaaaacatttaaaatgtaacacaatgcaaatttaagtttttcaattacatttttcaagatctttaattACAAATCGGcccaattaaaaaatctatgatttcgtaaattaaaatttgtaatttcatcaatttcgaacatttaaaattgaaaacgtgcattttggtctttaaaatcatcgaaatttaagaattcctTAAGATATTCCTATAGATATTCCTAGATATTCCTAAGATATTCCTTAAGAATTCCTTAAGAgctaaaaaaatatctctttaaaaggttgattgtttccgaaattctgtttaaaataagcacaAGGTGAAGCCAATttatctagtttttaagtagatattgcaataatagtgtaaatttcaatgttttcttaaattttcaataacttccgaaataggcaacatttttcaatgttcttcagctcattttgaagattttttttcactgtatcaAAACAGCTTACgtgtataaattgtaaaaaaattatttttgaattgcaagaacttgaagttgtaacaaaaaagttgaaaaaattgaaatattatttttggtaacaaaaatatttttgtaaaatatatgaaacatataatcatgaagtttttatgtaattgtaccaaaatatatatttatttaacttttattctgatttgcctacagaaaagatgttttcaaatttatccaacttttttattacaacttcaagttcttgcaattccaaaataatttgtttaccatTTATtcttttagctctggtataattaaaattaagaggatttattcagttataaaaaaagaaGTGGACGAATACTTTTGGTGCAGTTGACTGCCAATAGTACGGACTTGGAAAGTggaagggggagctggaaaagggatggGGGCGTGACTTGGGACCGGACGAATAGACCAAAGCCGCGCCCCCTTCCGTTTTCTAGCTCCTCCTTCCCCTTCTTAGGTCCGTACGTTTAGACTCGACCGCGTTATAGCTTACATAAACGTACCGACTATCCGGTCGTATCAAATTatgcacattaaaaattgaaggctcttCAATTGCAAttcatcacaattaaaaaaaggtgtaaCTTcggtgatttaaaggaaaaatttcttcaatttggaagatttataattgaaaatttgtcttttgaaatCCGAAATTAtcaatatcaaggaatttttattcatacatctttaaaattaaagatttttttattctgaatattaGCAATTAAACATTatgcaaaatttaagttttatcattaacttttttgtaaattgatcaattaaatgagaaatttcttcaattcggactgtttagaattgaaaactagatttttgaaataacaaattattaatatttaagaatttttattatttaaattcgaaatttctgcaatttggaaggttttgcattgaaaatttgacttttgatcttcgaaattatccaaatttaagaatttttactcATACATTTACAGAATTGATGAGATTTCAGTGCAAAATCTTCCTAATCgtactatttaaaaaagaaacttcaaaattacgttattttcaatttagttacaatattattaaaattgaaagtttatcaaaattaaaactgaagtgaaaaatattttaagatttcaaagttcTAAAGTTTTATCTCAAAAGAATAGCATACGaaacttttaataaaagtatATAAACAGATGTAAAATACAACCTGTAAAGGAAAACTTCCTAATTATCAAAATGTCCTAAATGTGGAATTGAAGTTTCCACAAGATTAGTcttcatacaaaataaaattatattccaaaAGTAAGAAAGTATTTATCTCgccgaaatacaatttttttctcacgtGGTGTAAATTTAAAGTCTAGAAGTCCTACTTTAGCAACTGAGTCGACTCTAGAGTTTTCAAATCTGACCGCCAACGCCGTCAGTTTTCAAATTTCCACCTAGGTGTCGCTCCGGTGTCGCGAATAATAATGGCGTGTGACGTTTCGCGAAAAAGGGAAACAATACGGGTTTCCTCGGTTCGTGCGTGAAAAATTGCGAGTGTCAATTCGTGTTTTCGCATTTTGTGGTTAATTATGACGTCCTCAACGTCCGGTATTTTGCCTTCTTATCAACGAATCGTGAATGGTGTGCCGTCACAGCTGTTCTCCCGACGGTCCTTTCGTCCTCGCGAAAAGTACCTGATCCTTCTTGTGTTTTTGACGTTCGGTGTCGTTTGTTTCGGCGCGTTTTTCTTCTTACCCGATTTTCGAAATGGTACCGGTGGTGCGGCCGTGAATAGTGTTTATCGTGTCTATCAACATATGCAAAAAGCCGGTCCGGAACTTCTGATACCGGCACCTCCGCACAAGGATCCTCGTGCTCCTGGTTATGGTGCTCATCCTAACGACCTGGGGGGACACCATGACTTTAATGGTCAGGATATTCATCTCATCGAGGACAAACAAAAGCTTCAGGTTTGTGAGAAGGATTTTATTGATCGCGCATCCACTATGTCCCAAATGTCACTCCTTTCGCTCGACACAAAATTTGTCATTTCGGAAGACACTTTCTCCAGGGAAAGTTCAacccaaataataatatatttttgagatttcattgttgaaaataattctggtctctatttattgttttgttttatttgcgcgACTGACAGTAGCTTGGGTTGGTTTGTTTACATGGCGCTTTGACGTTTCGTCCGTGTGATTCTCGCATGTTTACGTTCTTGCACACATGGTAGGCTCGTGTCCATGAAACTATAGGATCGAAATATGCAAAGTGACATTATAGATcccctgtttttttttcaaaatcatgtttacttatggattttgaaaatcttgatgTCTCAAAAAGTATAGGTTTTAAGTGGTTGCAGGTTTTTTGCTTTAGTTTATCTTACGAATGAAATGTCAAGGTTTTGTGGAAATGAAGGTCgtaataaaatgttgattttaaggaattatagTAGAAaggtaattgatttaaaaatgttatatttagaaTTCAATTTTCGTTCGAATACACATTTTCAAGGATattaatttaccacaaaaaaataatatcaaaaccaaatattttatttgaatttattaaaaatagtttttttttctagaataaattttttcaaggatatttaatttaaaaatatataatatgaaaaccaaatactttattttaataatgattgaataaaaataaaaatattgtaggtTTATCTATCTCGACTTGGTAAACGTTAACTTTAAATGTTACTTGAAGTTGCATGAAATGatgtaatttgaatatttttccattttttgcacatcaaatttaaatttgtgttttcacGATTGTAGAAATTGTTCAGATTTTTACTTGTTATTGACCTCTTGTAAGGTAAAGTTCACTCCAATGAATGTTCAAGGAAtagctttaatttaaattgtataaatataaaaaattgaatagttttttattttgacatacaattcaacatttttcaagttCAAAGTTATGCGATTAAATATTCTGttcttaataaattataaataaattataataaattataaaatttccaaaatttctttttgtgaTTATTTGCATCTGGTAAcaggtaacaaaaaaattagtttagtcCCAATAATTCTTAATAGCTGACTAAGTTTTACACACCTAGGgactttaaaatttatgtagaaaataaaaaacaaacatttatttttgtttattaacactgcaaacttcagttacgtgtaattttaatgttttacatcagaaatttcttgaatttagaatatttagaattgaaaacttaactttttatttccaaaaatttggaagatgtagaattaaaaacttgaattttgactTTCACAATCAAtcatatttgagaatttttatttatacatcttttaaaTGAggggttttaaaatgttttaattgtgacaatttacaattaataaattatgcaaatttttaagttttaaaatgaaaaattctatcatttggatagtttacattcgaaatttttacaattttcaataatcacaatttaagaaattttatttatacgtccttaaaattgaaaaagtttacacTCCAAATCCTGTCAACTGAAgaaattcaattgtaaattttaaaaattgcatttgattatgacaatttacaattacaaactTCTATGtagttttattgatttaaatgcgAAAGTTCTTTAATTGGACGTGCATGacgttctgaacgttcaaatgaatccTAGTTTTTAATGATGACCTTGTGAACTGTGAAAAGGGCTTCActgtttttctcatttatattgtgaataatatatttactaagaccaaattttaatgaatattttttattttagttagaacaatatttatagataaaataaaattgggaaaaaatatttcgttcatttgaacgttcagaacttcggATACGTTTTAATTGGAACGTTTAGAATAGAAGACTTGACTCttgaatattatttcatttataatgcctcaatttcaaattgttttttcatgatttttgaagCCGTTTAATTGTTTACTGGGGTTGTCCAAATATATTCAAGGAATAAGTTCCAccctataaattttaattttgaccgaCCCAAGCCACTTGTATTATGCCCGGAAAATGGGCCCCGACATTGCAAAATagcagtttaataaaaaattcatattagacggcatttaaacaaaaaattcagtaaGTTATTCTTATTCAACGAGTGAGTTGTTTCTTAGTattattaaacgaatttttaattgtttaaacaattattatttgtttaaattatttttcccctCGCAAATCGtcaaaagatattatttttttgaacaaacgataaaatttagtttaaacaattttatcatgctttaaattctggaaAGTCATTGTTTTCTAGAATAATCATGCTAATGAATTTCTGGGAGctagtttgcaattatttaagcagttaataattaatcattcacCTGTGCCTTTTCACAAGAAAACTggaaaaaattcttgtttcttttttttttttaatctcttacactatgtaacttattattcagtattttattATCTCAGAACGCacaacctaattttttttaaatgctatttgttttaaccaaacaatttttgtatagttACATTgtgaatagttatttttttaaagttcgattTCATTGAGATAGCAAAAGATAGCAAGtgattttaattgcttaaataattgaaaactatcttttaccaaaaatttcaccAATGAAGTTTATTAACTACCTCTTAATTCCGAAAAATTGTTtcatcaaatgaaaattattatcctaaaaaaatattgtgttattaatcacagaaaatactaacttttcatggtttgtttaaaattctttaaaacattacaaaatatatttttaatacgctcctttgtttaaacaattttatattagtttaaaatacttagaaactTGTCAAATATTGATTACAAATAATTAatctaaaacattatttttaaacaataccgactttagcaaatttgtagatataatttagacaATTAACCtttatctttacttttttttcaaaccttgcctcgtattttccaaaaatttcattttttgattcttAAAGTTATAGTTTACGATTAatacaaaaactacgcatcctatccagaaatgatcaataacaaatttgaaaaatttccgggGTGAAAAACTGTtggctctaaattttttttcttaccttgtttagtttttccacaaatataatttattttagtttttaattttattttttacgattaaaacaaaaactacgcatcctatccaaaaatgatcaatacaaaatttgtagatttttttgagTGAGcagcatttttgtttatttagtttGTTTCCGTAACTTGTGTTCGGTTCACAATTTTGTCTCTTTATCTTTTGTGTATTTTGCATACTTCGGTTCAAGAatgagaattttgattttttattacttttgtttGTGTTTAAAAACAGAACAGTTTGTCAAAAAATGCTGCATAACGAActcgatttttctttttggtccctgAAAACGGGTACCAAATTTCAACCTATTCAgattaatcttttaaaagattccgCTAGACAACggttccaactgcaatttaagatatgcattataattttgtttaaataataaattattcccCATATAAATAAACAATGAGAACTTTTCTAGTTAACAAAGGTATCagtaaaaaattcgttaatttgaaCGTTTATAGAACTTCAAGTAGCTTTATAAATTGGTTAATTATGGAGAttcgatttgaaaattgtaagtattttGAATACTTCTTCCAAGTTATGGTTTTAAACGATTGCTAATTTTGAATATTAccgttttttaacaattatatgaGCAGAACCaaatgtcaatttatttttttttgtactgtGAAAATAAGTTTACAAAAACTGCTAGTGTTATGTTCTTTACTTTAACGAATAGCAAACAAGGAAATCCACTTTCCCTTTTTCATATTTAGTTGGAAAAAGTATTGAAGAACGAATTCTGattgtaaattttaactttttgcctTGTGTAATAATTAAGTCACTTATTTCTCATCTTTGAAACTTCAGTGAAACTTTTGACCTACATAAAATTTACGGACTAAAATTTAATcctcgtttttattttgttatttttaactttatttgcgAAGTCGTtaaactcttatctttttttgtgAAGCGTGCCACATTCTAACAGTACCGTAAATATCACTACCAATAAAAACAAAGAAGTTTAACCAGAAATGGGAAACAGATCCTACTTTAGATATAAGAAGTCCACAAGTTGGCGAAACACcatgaaaagaaatatttgtttgtattatataaatgtattttttgatattcAACTTTTAAGTAAATACTTCAatggatgtgcttgaagttccgaacgttcaaatgaacgaaatttgttactgatgaatttgtaaaccagaaaaagtgctcaaaagtttgttcatttatattgaaaataagttattattgataaatatttatattgcatattttaaattacagttaGAACAATATTTATGAGGAAAATAGaaatgggaaaaaatatttcgttcattt
This region includes:
- the LOC117182260 gene encoding mannosyl-oligosaccharide 1,2-alpha-mannosidase IA-like isoform X1 — its product is MTSSTSGILPSYQRIVNGVPSQLFSRRSFRPREKYLILLVFLTFGVVCFGAFFFLPDFRNGTGGAAVNSVYRVYQHMQKAGPELLIPAPPHKDPRAPGYGAHPNDLGGHHDFNGQDIHLIEDKQKLQAKIEEEYQQQKTLEKPDIGSDSRVHTSSAVTYLVHPVSEDTYETVPPAPAQRYPLVVEGEDKDPITRQRRDKVKEK